A section of the Enterobacter sp. C2 genome encodes:
- the aroF gene encoding 3-deoxy-7-phosphoheptulonate synthase AroF, which yields MQKDALNNVHIADEQVLITPERLKAEFPLTAEQETQISQSRQTLSDIIAGRDPRLLVVCGPCSIHDPQAAIEYAHRFKALAEEVSDSLYLVMRVYFEKPRTTVGWKGLINDPHMDGSFDVETGLKIARSLLVELVSMGLPLATEALDPNSPQYLGDLFSWSAIGARTTESQTHREMASGLSMPVGFKNGTDGSLATAINAMRAAAMPHRFVGINQAGQVCLLQTQGNPDGHVILRGGKAPNYSPADVAQCEKEMTQAGLKPALMVDCSHGNSNKDYRRQPAVAESVVAQIKDGNRSLIGLMIESNIHEGNQSSEQPRGDMKYGVSVTDACISWETTDALLREINQHLRGHLAARLA from the coding sequence GAGTTTCCGCTGACGGCGGAGCAGGAGACGCAGATCTCTCAATCGCGCCAGACCCTCTCCGACATCATTGCCGGGCGCGATCCGCGCTTGCTGGTGGTATGCGGGCCTTGCTCTATTCACGATCCGCAGGCGGCTATTGAGTACGCTCACCGCTTTAAAGCCCTTGCCGAGGAGGTCAGCGATAGCCTCTACCTGGTCATGCGCGTCTATTTTGAAAAACCCCGTACCACCGTTGGCTGGAAAGGGCTGATTAACGATCCGCATATGGACGGTTCGTTTGATGTCGAAACCGGGCTAAAAATTGCCCGTAGCCTGCTGGTGGAGCTGGTCAGCATGGGCCTGCCGCTGGCAACCGAAGCGCTGGATCCCAACAGCCCGCAGTACCTGGGCGATCTCTTTAGCTGGTCTGCCATCGGCGCACGCACTACCGAGTCCCAGACCCACCGTGAAATGGCCTCTGGCCTCTCAATGCCGGTCGGGTTTAAGAACGGCACCGACGGCAGCCTGGCGACGGCGATCAACGCCATGCGCGCGGCGGCAATGCCGCACCGTTTTGTGGGCATCAACCAGGCAGGTCAGGTGTGCCTGTTGCAAACCCAAGGCAACCCGGACGGACACGTGATCCTGCGCGGCGGCAAAGCGCCAAACTACAGCCCGGCTGACGTGGCGCAGTGCGAGAAAGAGATGACTCAGGCGGGCCTGAAGCCAGCCCTGATGGTAGACTGCAGCCACGGTAACTCCAATAAAGACTACCGCCGCCAGCCTGCGGTAGCTGAATCCGTCGTGGCGCAAATCAAAGATGGTAACCGGTCGCTCATTGGCCTGATGATCGAGAGTAATATTCATGAAGGTAATCAATCGTCCGAGCAGCCACGCGGTGATATGAAATATGGCGTCTCCGTGACCGATGCCTGCATCAGCTGGGAGACCACCGACGCGCTGCTGCGTGAGATTAACCAACATCTGCGTGGGCATCTGGCAGCACGTCTGGCTTAA
- the tyrA gene encoding bifunctional chorismate mutase/prephenate dehydrogenase, which translates to MVAELTALRDQIDEVDKALLALLAKRLDLVAEVGEVKSKYGLPIYVPEREAAMLASRRQEAESLGVPPDLIEDVLRRVMRESYSSENDKGFKTLCPTLRPVVIVGGSGQMGRLFEKMLTLSGYQVRILEKDDWAQAGNIVADAGMVIVSVPIHVTEQVIASLPPLPEDCILVDLASVKSGPLQAMLSVHKGPVLGLHPMFGPDSGSLAKQVVVYCDGRKPEAYQWLLEQIQVWGARLHRISAVEHDQNMAFIQALRHFATFAYGLHLAEENVQLEQLLALSSPIYRLELAMVGRLFAQDPQLYADIIMASESNLALIKRYYQRFGEAIELLEQGNKQAFIDSFRKVEHWFGDYAQRFQSESRVLLRQANDNRQ; encoded by the coding sequence ATGGTTGCTGAATTGACCGCGCTGCGCGATCAAATTGATGAAGTAGATAAGGCGCTGCTGGCCCTGCTGGCGAAGCGTCTGGATCTGGTGGCCGAGGTCGGCGAGGTTAAGAGTAAATATGGCCTGCCGATTTACGTGCCAGAGCGTGAGGCCGCTATGCTGGCTTCTCGTCGTCAGGAGGCCGAGTCGCTTGGCGTGCCGCCGGATCTGATTGAGGACGTGCTCAGGCGTGTGATGCGTGAATCCTACTCTAGCGAGAACGATAAAGGGTTCAAAACCCTCTGTCCGACGCTGCGTCCGGTGGTGATTGTGGGCGGCAGCGGCCAAATGGGCCGGCTGTTTGAGAAGATGCTGACCCTCTCCGGCTACCAGGTGCGAATACTTGAGAAAGATGACTGGGCGCAGGCGGGCAATATTGTCGCCGACGCCGGGATGGTGATCGTCAGCGTGCCTATTCATGTCACCGAGCAGGTGATTGCTTCGCTGCCGCCGCTGCCGGAGGATTGCATCCTTGTCGATCTGGCCTCGGTAAAAAGCGGGCCGTTGCAGGCCATGCTGAGCGTGCATAAAGGCCCCGTACTAGGGCTGCATCCGATGTTCGGCCCGGACAGCGGCAGCCTGGCGAAGCAGGTGGTGGTCTACTGCGACGGACGCAAGCCGGAAGCCTACCAGTGGCTGCTGGAGCAGATTCAGGTTTGGGGTGCCCGTTTGCACCGTATCAGCGCTGTCGAGCACGATCAGAACATGGCGTTTATTCAGGCGCTGCGCCACTTTGCTACCTTTGCCTACGGCCTGCATCTGGCGGAAGAGAACGTGCAGCTGGAGCAGCTGCTGGCGCTCTCCTCGCCCATCTACCGTCTGGAGCTGGCAATGGTCGGGCGACTGTTTGCCCAGGATCCGCAGCTCTACGCGGACATCATTATGGCCTCGGAGAGTAACCTGGCGCTGATCAAGCGCTACTACCAGCGCTTTGGCGAAGCGATTGAGCTGCTGGAGCAGGGCAACAAGCAGGCGTTTATCGATAGCTTCCGCAAGGTTGAGCACTGGTTTGGCGACTACGCCCAGCGCTTCCAGAGCGAAAGTCGGGTGCTGCTGCGTCAGGCAAACGACAACCGTCAATAG
- the pheA gene encoding bifunctional chorismate mutase/prephenate dehydratase has product MTPENPLLDLRKKISALDEQLLALLAERRQLAVEVGQAKLTSHRPVRDIDRERDLLEHLIQLGKTHHLDAHYITRLFQLIIEDSVLTQQALLQQHLNKTNPHSARIAFLGPKGSYSHLAARQYAARHFEQFIESGCAKFHDIFQQVETGQADYAVVPLENTSSGAINDVYDLLQHTSLAIVGEMTVPIDHCVLVSGTTDLGKIQTVYSHPQPFQQCSQFLNRYPQWKIEYTESTSAAMEKVAQANSPHVAALGSEAGGALYGLQVLERNLANQTQNITRFIVLARKPINVSDQVPAKTTLLMATGQQAGALVEALLVLRNHNLIMTKLESRPIHGNPWEEMFYLDIQANLESASMQKALRELGEITRSLKVLGCYPGENVVPVDPA; this is encoded by the coding sequence ATGACACCGGAAAACCCGCTGCTGGATCTGCGTAAAAAGATAAGTGCCCTGGATGAGCAACTGCTGGCGCTGCTGGCCGAGCGTCGTCAGCTTGCCGTTGAGGTGGGCCAGGCTAAGCTCACCTCCCACCGTCCAGTGCGCGATATCGACCGCGAACGCGATCTGCTGGAGCACCTGATCCAGCTTGGCAAAACGCACCATCTCGATGCGCACTACATTACCCGCCTGTTCCAGCTGATTATTGAAGACTCCGTCCTTACGCAGCAGGCCCTGCTTCAGCAGCATCTTAATAAAACCAATCCGCACTCGGCGCGGATCGCGTTTCTCGGCCCCAAAGGCTCCTATTCGCACCTGGCCGCACGTCAGTACGCGGCGCGCCACTTCGAGCAGTTTATTGAGAGCGGCTGCGCAAAGTTCCACGACATCTTTCAGCAGGTGGAGACCGGCCAGGCCGACTATGCCGTCGTGCCGCTGGAGAACACCAGCTCCGGGGCGATCAACGACGTCTACGATCTGCTCCAGCACACCAGCCTGGCGATCGTCGGGGAGATGACCGTGCCGATCGATCACTGCGTGCTGGTCTCGGGTACGACCGATTTAGGCAAAATCCAAACGGTCTACAGCCACCCGCAGCCTTTCCAACAGTGCAGCCAGTTTTTAAACCGCTATCCACAGTGGAAAATTGAGTACACCGAGAGCACCTCGGCGGCAATGGAGAAAGTGGCCCAGGCGAATTCGCCGCATGTAGCGGCGCTGGGCAGCGAGGCGGGCGGTGCGCTGTATGGCCTGCAGGTGCTGGAGCGCAATCTGGCAAACCAGACGCAAAACATTACTCGCTTTATCGTGCTGGCGCGTAAACCGATTAACGTCTCCGATCAGGTGCCGGCTAAAACAACGCTGCTGATGGCCACGGGCCAGCAGGCCGGGGCACTGGTTGAGGCGCTGCTGGTGCTGCGTAACCACAACCTGATTATGACCAAGCTGGAGTCACGCCCCATTCACGGCAACCCATGGGAAGAGATGTTCTATCTGGATATCCAGGCTAACCTGGAGTCTGCATCCATGCAGAAAGCCCTGCGCGAGCTCGGGGAGATCACCCGCTCGCTGAAAGTGCTGGGCTGCTATCCTGGCGAAAACGTTGTGCCGGTCGATCCAGCTTAA
- the bamD gene encoding outer membrane protein assembly factor BamD: protein MTRMKYLVAAATLSLALVGCSSSKEEVPDNPPNEIYATAQQKLQDGNWKQAITQLEALDNRYPFGPYSQQVQLDLIYAYYKNADLPLAQAAIDRFIRLNPTHPNIDYVMYMRGLTDMALDDSALQGFFGVDRSDRDPQHARDAFNDFSKLVRGYPNSQYVTDATKRLVFLKDRLAKYEYSVAEYYTERGAWVAVVNRVEGMLRDYPDTQATRNALPLMENAYRQMQMSAQADKVAKIIAANSSST from the coding sequence ATGACGCGCATGAAATATCTGGTGGCAGCCGCCACGTTGAGCCTGGCTTTGGTGGGTTGCTCCAGTTCAAAGGAAGAGGTACCTGATAATCCGCCTAATGAAATCTATGCGACTGCTCAGCAAAAGTTGCAGGACGGTAACTGGAAACAGGCAATAACGCAACTGGAAGCGCTGGATAACCGTTATCCGTTTGGCCCTTACTCCCAGCAGGTTCAGCTGGATCTGATCTACGCCTACTATAAAAATGCCGATCTGCCGCTGGCTCAGGCCGCGATCGATCGCTTTATCCGTCTGAACCCGACTCATCCGAACATTGATTACGTGATGTACATGCGTGGCCTGACCGACATGGCGCTGGACGACAGTGCATTACAGGGTTTCTTCGGCGTCGATCGTAGCGACCGCGATCCGCAGCATGCCCGCGATGCGTTTAATGACTTCTCGAAGCTGGTACGCGGCTATCCGAACAGCCAGTACGTTACCGATGCCACCAAACGCCTGGTGTTCCTGAAGGATCGCCTGGCGAAGTATGAGTACTCCGTGGCGGAATACTACACCGAACGCGGCGCGTGGGTAGCGGTAGTCAACCGAGTAGAAGGCATGCTGCGCGACTATCCTGACACGCAGGCAACGCGTAACGCCCTGCCGCTGATGGAAAATGCCTATCGCCAGATGCAGATGAGTGCTCAGGCAGATAAAGTGGCGAAGATTATCGCGGCCAACAGCAGCAGTACCTGA
- the raiA gene encoding ribosome-associated translation inhibitor RaiA, whose amino-acid sequence MTVNITSKQMEITPAIRQHVADRLAKLEKWQTHLINPHIILSKEPQGFVADATINTPNGQLVASGRHDDMYTAINDLINKLERQLNKVQHKGEARRAATSVKDASFVEEDEE is encoded by the coding sequence ATGACAGTGAACATTACCAGTAAACAAATGGAAATTACTCCGGCAATTCGCCAGCATGTCGCAGACCGTCTCGCCAAGCTTGAAAAATGGCAAACTCATCTGATTAATCCCCATATCATCCTCTCGAAGGAGCCGCAGGGTTTTGTTGCCGACGCAACCATTAATACCCCTAATGGCCAGCTGGTTGCCAGTGGCCGACACGATGATATGTATACCGCTATCAACGACTTGATTAACAAGCTGGAACGGCAGCTCAATAAAGTGCAGCACAAAGGTGAAGCCCGTCGCGCCGCTACGTCGGTTAAAGACGCCAGCTTCGTTGAAGAAGACGAAGAGTAA
- the pheL gene encoding pheA operon leader peptide PheL — MKQTPFFFARFFTFP; from the coding sequence ATGAAACAGACGCCGTTTTTCTTCGCACGCTTTTTTACCTTCCCCTGA
- a CDS encoding SMP-30/gluconolactonase/LRE family protein: MAEPQLLFDYTGHLPECPVWSESEQALYWADILEGEIHRYHLASAEHTVLRFPEEVGCFALREKGGFIVAMRSAIWLADKRGLLTQKVCDNPSNPELARFNDGGTDHAGRFYAGTFWAPQDYNGALLMRIDNDLTPKVIQCDIRGANGLAFSPDGEWMYTSDTPQEVIYRTPLDEQGEPGTREVFRTFKKEEGQPDGAATDVEGCYWSALYDGWRIARFSPEGEQLEEYRLPVRCPTMVCFGGEDMKTLFITTTRENMKPDELAKFPLSGAIFTLPVNVAGVKKSPFIER; this comes from the coding sequence ATGGCTGAGCCGCAACTGCTGTTTGATTACACCGGCCATCTGCCGGAATGTCCTGTCTGGAGCGAATCGGAACAGGCGCTGTACTGGGCCGATATTCTGGAGGGGGAGATCCACCGTTACCATCTGGCCTCCGCTGAGCATACCGTGCTGCGGTTTCCGGAAGAGGTGGGCTGCTTTGCCCTGCGCGAGAAGGGCGGTTTCATCGTTGCGATGCGTAGTGCCATCTGGCTGGCGGACAAGCGCGGCCTGCTGACTCAAAAAGTGTGTGATAACCCCTCTAATCCGGAGCTGGCGCGCTTTAACGACGGTGGGACCGATCATGCTGGGCGTTTTTACGCTGGCACGTTCTGGGCACCGCAGGATTACAACGGTGCGCTGCTGATGCGGATCGATAACGATCTGACCCCAAAGGTGATCCAGTGCGATATCCGTGGGGCCAACGGATTAGCCTTTAGCCCGGACGGGGAGTGGATGTATACCTCCGACACGCCGCAGGAGGTGATCTACCGCACACCGCTGGATGAGCAGGGCGAGCCCGGCACGCGCGAGGTGTTCCGCACCTTTAAAAAAGAGGAGGGGCAGCCGGACGGAGCGGCAACGGACGTTGAGGGCTGCTACTGGAGCGCGCTGTACGACGGCTGGCGCATCGCACGTTTCTCTCCCGAGGGCGAGCAGCTGGAAGAGTATCGCCTGCCGGTGCGCTGCCCGACGATGGTGTGCTTTGGCGGCGAAGATATGAAGACGCTGTTTATCACCACCACCCGGGAGAATATGAAGCCGGACGAGCTGGCGAAGTTTCCGCTCTCCGGGGCCATCTTCACCCTGCCGGTGAACGTGGCAGGCGTGAAGAAATCCCCTTTTATTGAGCGTTAA